A region of Granulicella aggregans DNA encodes the following proteins:
- the lon gene encoding endopeptidase La — translation MTNRAKETLTGELRKLPMMPIRDMVIFPHMMTPFVVGRESSVRALEEALNGDRKIFLATQHDASVDEPNADDIFATGTIGNIVQSVKMPDGNIKVLVEGVERARATEVNDEDGFFVATVRTGKSRLELTPQIEALAQRVHTLFEQYIKLQQSLNYETLAATVRMDEPTKLADTIAANLQLSIEEKQQLLEVFDPEMRLSRIADVLDVAIEKLNMDRTIQSRVKRQMEKAQKEYYLNEKIKAIQKELGRGEKSEFDDLKKKIDEAGMPKDVLEKATQELKKLEAMPPMSAESTVSRNYLDWLLAVPWKKRSKEIRSIEHAEKILNEDHYGLEKIKERILEFLAVRQLVKNPKGSILCFVGPPGVGKTSLGMSIAKATGRKFVRMSLGGVRDEAEIRGHRRTYIGALPGQIIQSMKKAGTKNPVFMLDEIDKMASDFRGDPASALLEVLDPEQNTSFQDHYLDVEYDLSQVLFVATANVLHTIPGPLQDRMEILRLHGYTEVEKLEIAKQYLVKKQLEGTGVTAQQINFTDDALRGIIRGYTREAGVRNLEREIGNVCRKVARRVVQNGPEHQEDITAENLESILGVAKFRDSQVHEKSEVGLVTGLAWTEVGGSILQTEVQILDGKGKLTTTGQLGDVMQESAQAALSYIRSRARQLGLERDFYRHLDIHVHVPEGAIPKDGPSAGITLATALASALTKIKVRRDIAMTGEITLRGKVLPIGGLKEKLLAAHRAGIFEAILPAENRRDFADLPELLKSSMKLHFVEQMDEVLHLALEEELPVLSEELPEALAGTVIPPVTSGPQPMSHQ, via the coding sequence ATGACAAATCGAGCAAAAGAGACTCTGACCGGCGAACTCCGCAAGCTTCCAATGATGCCGATTCGCGACATGGTGATCTTCCCCCATATGATGACGCCCTTCGTCGTCGGCCGTGAGTCCAGCGTCCGCGCCCTCGAAGAGGCTCTCAACGGCGATCGCAAGATCTTCCTCGCGACCCAGCATGACGCCTCGGTGGACGAACCCAACGCCGATGACATCTTCGCTACTGGCACCATCGGCAACATCGTGCAGAGCGTCAAGATGCCGGATGGCAACATCAAGGTTCTCGTCGAAGGCGTAGAGCGCGCCCGCGCGACTGAGGTCAACGACGAAGACGGATTCTTCGTCGCGACCGTCCGCACAGGCAAGTCCCGCCTCGAACTGACCCCACAGATCGAAGCTCTCGCCCAGCGCGTGCACACCCTCTTCGAGCAGTACATCAAGCTCCAGCAGTCGTTGAACTACGAGACCCTGGCCGCCACCGTCCGCATGGACGAACCCACCAAGCTGGCCGACACCATCGCCGCCAATCTTCAGCTCTCCATCGAAGAGAAGCAGCAGCTCCTCGAGGTCTTCGACCCCGAGATGCGTCTCTCCCGTATTGCCGATGTCCTCGATGTCGCGATCGAGAAGCTCAACATGGACCGGACTATCCAGTCGCGCGTGAAGCGGCAGATGGAGAAGGCGCAGAAAGAGTATTACCTCAACGAAAAGATCAAGGCCATTCAGAAGGAACTTGGCCGCGGGGAGAAGTCCGAGTTTGACGACCTGAAGAAGAAGATCGACGAAGCGGGCATGCCAAAGGATGTGCTTGAGAAGGCGACGCAGGAGCTCAAGAAGCTCGAAGCGATGCCTCCTATGTCCGCTGAGTCCACCGTCTCACGCAACTATCTCGACTGGCTGCTGGCAGTGCCGTGGAAGAAGCGGTCGAAAGAAATCCGATCCATCGAGCACGCCGAGAAGATCCTTAACGAAGATCACTACGGCCTCGAAAAGATCAAGGAACGCATCCTCGAATTCCTCGCTGTCCGCCAGCTCGTCAAGAACCCCAAAGGCTCGATCCTCTGCTTCGTTGGACCTCCGGGCGTCGGCAAGACCTCGCTTGGTATGTCCATCGCCAAGGCGACCGGCCGCAAGTTCGTCCGCATGTCTCTCGGAGGCGTTCGTGATGAGGCCGAGATCCGCGGCCATCGCCGCACTTACATTGGCGCACTCCCCGGTCAAATCATCCAGTCGATGAAGAAGGCCGGCACCAAGAACCCCGTCTTCATGCTCGACGAGATCGACAAGATGGCCTCGGACTTCCGCGGGGACCCGGCAAGCGCTCTGTTGGAAGTCCTCGACCCTGAGCAGAACACCTCCTTCCAGGACCACTATCTCGATGTCGAGTACGACCTCTCGCAAGTTCTCTTCGTGGCCACTGCGAACGTCCTGCACACCATCCCCGGCCCGCTGCAGGACCGCATGGAGATCCTCCGCCTGCACGGCTACACCGAGGTCGAGAAGCTCGAGATCGCCAAGCAGTATCTCGTCAAGAAGCAGCTTGAGGGCACTGGCGTCACCGCTCAACAGATCAACTTCACCGACGACGCGCTCAGAGGAATCATCCGCGGTTACACGCGCGAGGCTGGCGTCCGCAATCTCGAACGCGAGATCGGCAACGTCTGCCGCAAGGTCGCCCGCCGTGTCGTCCAGAACGGCCCGGAGCACCAGGAAGATATCACTGCGGAGAACCTCGAATCCATCCTTGGCGTCGCAAAGTTCCGCGACTCTCAAGTGCACGAGAAGAGCGAGGTCGGTCTCGTCACTGGCCTTGCATGGACGGAAGTTGGCGGAAGCATTCTCCAGACAGAAGTGCAGATCCTCGACGGCAAGGGCAAGCTGACGACCACCGGTCAACTCGGCGACGTCATGCAGGAGTCCGCACAAGCTGCTCTCAGCTACATTCGCTCACGCGCACGTCAGCTTGGCCTCGAGCGCGACTTCTATCGCCATCTCGATATCCACGTCCACGTTCCTGAAGGCGCCATCCCCAAGGACGGCCCGTCGGCAGGCATCACACTCGCCACGGCCCTCGCCAGCGCGCTCACGAAGATCAAGGTGCGTCGCGACATCGCCATGACCGGCGAGATCACTCTGCGCGGCAAGGTGCTTCCTATCGGCGGCCTGAAGGAGAAGCTCCTCGCAGCTCATCGCGCCGGTATCTTCGAAGCGATCCTCCCTGCAGAGAATCGCCGCGACTTCGCGGATCTTCCTGAGCTTTTGAAGTCCTCGATGAAGCTCCACTTTGTCGAACAGATGGACGAGGTGCTTCACCTCGCGCTCGAAGAAGAGCTCCCTGTTCTTTCGGAAGAGCTGCCCGAAGCTCTGGCAGGCACGGTCATTCCGCCCGTCACCTCAGGACCTCAGCCTATGTCGCACCAGTAA
- a CDS encoding lmo0937 family membrane protein: MFLILAVVLVLCWVGGFTLFHVSGFLIHLLLIFAVISIVMHFVSGRRA; the protein is encoded by the coding sequence ATGTTCCTGATCCTCGCCGTTGTTCTCGTACTCTGTTGGGTGGGTGGCTTCACCCTGTTCCATGTCAGCGGATTTCTGATTCACCTGCTGCTGATCTTTGCGGTCATCTCGATTGTCATGCACTTTGTATCCGGCCGAAGAGCCTAG
- a CDS encoding MoaD/ThiS family protein, with the protein MSIKVVLPTAFIRHTDGQKQFASTAENLPGLLADIDQTFPALATQIKGDDGKLRKFINIYINDEDIRFLGGDTYSFQEGDEVMLIPSIAGGSV; encoded by the coding sequence ATGTCCATAAAAGTTGTACTTCCGACTGCCTTTATCCGTCATACCGATGGGCAAAAGCAGTTTGCTTCAACCGCTGAGAATCTTCCCGGCCTGCTTGCCGATATCGACCAGACCTTCCCCGCGCTTGCGACGCAGATCAAGGGCGACGATGGCAAGCTGCGGAAGTTCATCAACATCTACATCAACGACGAAGACATCCGCTTCCTGGGCGGCGATACGTATAGCTTCCAGGAGGGCGATGAAGTGATGCTGATCCCGTCCATCGCCGGCGGAAGCGTCTAA
- the thrC gene encoding threonine synthase: MEYSCSAYELKCNECGKRFGNQPLSACDDCLAPLEVHYDLEAVRTEFTREKISAGPANIWRYKALLPIPAGFEPDLPVGFTPLVKAKRLGKRIGANNLYIKNDAVCFPTLSFKDRVVSVALANAQAFGFETVGCSSTGNLANSVAAQAARLGLKACILVPADLEPAKILNTLVYGARLVRIDGNYDHVNRLCTLIADDYKWGFVNVNLRPYYAEGSKTVGYEIAEQLGWKLPDNMVCPMAGGSLIRKIRKAFNELIALGLVEDKPVRFFGAQASGCSPISTAVKQGTDSIEPQRPNTIARSLAIGNPADGPAAAKMIAGTNGWAEDVSDVEIVSGIQELAETEGIFTETAGGVTTAVAARLYADGRISEDETTVVCITGNGLKTTDAIANRYELDRAVRPRLADFAEYINDLDGVREPELELAGV; the protein is encoded by the coding sequence ATGGAGTATTCCTGTTCGGCGTATGAGTTGAAGTGCAATGAGTGCGGCAAGCGATTCGGCAACCAGCCCCTTTCCGCATGTGACGACTGCCTGGCCCCGCTTGAAGTTCACTACGATTTAGAGGCTGTTCGCACGGAGTTCACCCGCGAGAAGATCTCTGCTGGCCCTGCAAACATCTGGCGCTACAAGGCCCTGCTGCCGATCCCTGCTGGATTCGAGCCAGACCTTCCGGTGGGTTTTACGCCGCTGGTGAAGGCGAAGCGCCTGGGCAAGCGCATTGGCGCGAACAATCTTTACATCAAGAACGACGCTGTCTGCTTTCCGACCCTTAGCTTCAAGGACCGCGTTGTGTCTGTCGCGCTGGCGAATGCTCAGGCGTTTGGGTTTGAGACGGTCGGGTGCTCGTCAACTGGGAACCTGGCGAACTCCGTAGCAGCGCAGGCTGCGCGCCTTGGCCTCAAGGCCTGCATTCTCGTTCCGGCTGACCTGGAGCCGGCGAAGATTCTCAACACGCTGGTATACGGCGCGCGGCTGGTGCGGATCGATGGCAACTACGACCACGTAAACCGGCTCTGCACACTGATTGCCGACGACTACAAGTGGGGCTTCGTCAACGTGAATCTGCGGCCTTACTACGCTGAAGGTTCGAAGACCGTTGGCTACGAGATTGCCGAGCAGTTGGGATGGAAGCTGCCCGATAATATGGTCTGCCCGATGGCCGGTGGATCGCTGATTCGCAAGATTCGCAAGGCCTTCAACGAACTGATCGCGCTGGGGCTGGTGGAAGACAAGCCAGTGCGGTTCTTTGGCGCACAGGCGTCGGGCTGCTCGCCCATATCGACCGCGGTGAAGCAGGGAACGGACTCCATTGAGCCACAGCGTCCCAACACGATTGCCCGGTCGTTGGCGATCGGCAACCCTGCGGATGGACCGGCGGCGGCGAAGATGATCGCGGGTACGAATGGCTGGGCTGAGGACGTCTCGGACGTCGAGATCGTGTCGGGGATTCAGGAGCTGGCGGAGACCGAGGGCATCTTTACTGAGACAGCAGGCGGCGTAACAACGGCAGTTGCAGCGCGACTCTATGCGGACGGTCGCATCTCCGAAGACGAGACGACGGTAGTCTGCATCACCGGAAACGGCTTGAAGACCACGGATGCGATTGCGAACCGGTACGAGCTGGATCGCGCGGTTCGTCCGCGGCTGGCGGACTTCGCCGAATACATCAACGACCTGGATGGAGTCCGTGAGCCGGAGTTGGAACTGGCCGGAGTGTAG
- a CDS encoding response regulator — protein MAINEDSTSTPVVLPNEKRAILHICRREMLRPLRDQILRISGFDVDSTLSPAEGLSMFWAKHYDLVLIDVEGEQAIQEAEAMCSEIKTAQPEQLVAFVCNWRVAILSDCPDEILRTEFDPARFVGGVQDIVAKQ, from the coding sequence ATGGCTATCAACGAAGATTCGACGAGTACTCCGGTAGTTTTGCCGAACGAGAAACGCGCCATTCTGCATATCTGCCGGCGGGAGATGCTGCGTCCGCTGCGCGACCAGATCCTGCGGATCTCGGGATTCGATGTGGACTCGACGCTGTCTCCGGCTGAAGGACTGAGCATGTTCTGGGCGAAGCACTACGACTTGGTGCTGATCGATGTGGAAGGCGAGCAGGCGATCCAGGAGGCGGAGGCGATGTGCTCGGAGATCAAGACAGCCCAGCCCGAGCAACTCGTGGCGTTTGTCTGCAACTGGCGCGTGGCGATCCTGAGCGACTGCCCGGACGAGATTCTGCGGACGGAGTTTGATCCCGCAAGGTTTGTCGGCGGCGTGCAGGATATCGTCGCCAAGCAGTAA